The genomic stretch GAGCGGCCAGAGGCCTGGGAACGGCTGCCGTCTCCCCGTCTCGGCCTGCTGATCGGCAATCCGGTCTCCGGCACGCGTGACGAGGCCGCCGCGCTGAGGCGTTTCATGGCGCAGATCGATCACGCGAAATCGGAAGTCGGCAGCATTATCGTCACCCAGTCGCGCCGTACGCCGGAGGCGGTGATGACGGCGCTCCGAGCGCGCCTTGCCGGTTTTCCGCACTGGATCTGGTCGCCGGACGAGGCCAATCCCTACCGGGCGCTGCTCGGCTATTGCGACATGCTGGCGGTAACGGGGGATTCCCACAACATGGTGAGCGAGGCGCTTTCCACCGGCAGGCCGGTGTTTCCGCTCGTACCCTATGCCCTCAATCCGAAGCTTGCGGGTTTTCTCAGGCGCCTTGAGGAGGCCGGGCAGACGCGGCCCTTCGATGGCCCGCTGCGCCCCTACGGTTATGACCGGGTGGATGCGACCGAGGAGATCGCCGCGGCGATCCGGCGCGGCCTTGCGGCGCACGGCCGCAAGGGCTGATCGGCAGGCAGCGTCAGGCCGTACGGATCGGATCTTCGGGGAAGGCGAGCTGTTCGCGCGCGCGCCATTCCGGCTTGACGTAATTGATGATCAGCGATTTGCGCACGCCCGCGATCGGCCGTT from Martelella sp. AD-3 encodes the following:
- a CDS encoding mitochondrial fission ELM1 family protein, encoding MTDGKIGDRVQCLGVVPRLGAEAEEKVILPGKPWEWWMPHGPVPPRHRPGRPDSPISPPFPDVAIASGRRMVPYLKAVKKASGGKTFTVFLKDPRIGASAADLIWMPRHDRFRADNVLVTDTGPHPLSEAAIAEAAKERPEAWERLPSPRLGLLIGNPVSGTRDEAAALRRFMAQIDHAKSEVGSIIVTQSRRTPEAVMTALRARLAGFPHWIWSPDEANPYRALLGYCDMLAVTGDSHNMVSEALSTGRPVFPLVPYALNPKLAGFLRRLEEAGQTRPFDGPLRPYGYDRVDATEEIAAAIRRGLAAHGRKG